A part of Primulina eburnea isolate SZY01 chromosome 10, ASM2296580v1, whole genome shotgun sequence genomic DNA contains:
- the LOC140803407 gene encoding uncharacterized protein isoform X2, translated as MVMLCFVLDLRTLPPPILQDLKQSLRMLGNYYALSSSNCSDSSGTTKSKPLLDPFGLYYILTDMYCCFDEIKAAYSPRRDFNLHDFHHALNSLPTDNFSPDFNEFESLFCDELKLEEVLNEIVLNSRKSFERAIERKVIVICSCFVETMGHVTRDTILDTTDKNLSLEFVFLERKASLFGDVTVNINHVVKQLGDLRNCKFSTFVPDLPVLSGLVKRWFQELKVEEEEQLQAHFIFKINLLGSLNQLSCNLFTFFNPVIDGFIFCKTCRCHGMPLVHSKSSHCQITKNNLETLEIWENSVKIGEQTTLYMPSFYSSEKLKKVSSPINFNVIQRTDLGSLSEGIIIGTTYAVAPLTFPHMDCMDMSKLNNQVFQAACGVLNSLDQGLVCSSNCNLETLMETSFKCYYILLPSEKGLMILRRLLASEEFLPIPDASRFIHSDEYKEIENTVQESLLKIEINKYDPVQHERGFHRELDLLVKHSLHIRVNFLVVEVQHC; from the exons CTCCAATTCTTCAAGATTTGAAGCAG TCGCTGAGGATGTTGGGGAATTACTACGCACTTTCGTCGTCGAACTGCAGTGACAGCTCCGGTACCACTAAGTCGAAGCCCCTGCTAGATCCCTTTGGACTTTACTACATCTTGACAGATATGTATTGTTGTTTCGATGAG ATAAAGGCTGCTTATAGCCCACGACGAGACTTCAATCTGCATGACTTTCACCATGCTTTGAATTCTTTGCCCACTGACAACTTCAGTCCTGATTTTAATGAGTTTGAATCTCTATTCTGTGATG AACTAAAGCTAGAAGAGGTTCTAAATGAAATAGTCTTAAACTCAAGGAAATCTTTTGAGAGAGCTATTGAAAGAAAAGTAATAGTTATATGTTCTTGTTTCGTTGAAACCATGGGCCATGTGACAAGAGATACCATACTG GATACCACAGACAAAAATTTGTCCCTCGAGTTTGTTTTTTTGGAGCGAAAAGCAAGTCTCTTTGGCGATGTCACTGTGAATATCAACCACGTTGTAAAGCAGCTTGGCGATCTTAGGAACTGCAAATTTTCGACATTTGTTCCAG ATCTCCCTGTACTGTCCGGTCTTGTGAAAAGATGGTTTCAAGAATTAAAAGTTGAGGAGGAAGAACAACTACAGGCTCATTTCATCTTCAAAATCAATCTTTTAGGCTCTCTGAACCAGTTATCCTGCAACTTGTTCACATTTTTCAACCCTGTAATTGATGGATTCATTTTTTGCAAG ACTTGCAGGTGTCATGGCATGCCACTAGTCCACTCAAAGTCTTCTCATTGTCAAATAACCAAAAATAATCTTGAAACCTtagaaatttgggagaattcTGTTAAGATTGGTGAACAAACAACCCTCTATATGCCTTCTTTCTATAGCAGCGAGAAACTCAAAAAAGTATCTTCACCAATCAACTTCAATGTCATTCAGAGAACAGATTTAGGTTCTTTAAGTGAAG GGATAATAATTGGCACTACCTATGCTGTTGCTCCATTAACTTTTCCTCATATGGATTGTATGGATATGTCAAAGCTCAACAACCAAG TCTTTCAAGCAGCCTGTGGTGTTCTAAATTCCCTTGATCAGGGCTTGGTTTGCTCTTCTAATTGTAATCTGGAAACTTTAATGGAGACCTCATTCAAATGCTATTATATTCTTTTACCTTCGGAGAAAGGGTTGATGATCCTTAGG CGACTTTTAGCGTCAGAAGAATTTCTCCCCATCCCTGATGCCAGCCGTTTCATTCACAGTGATGAGTATAAAGAGATTGAAAACACCGTTCAAGAGTCTCTGCTCAAG ATAGAAATAAACAAGTACGACCCTGTCCAGCACGAGAGAGGCTTCCATCGGGAACTGGACTTGCTTGTAAAACATAGCCTACATATCAG GGTTAACTTTCTGGTGGTCGAAGTGCAACATTGCTGA